A window from Macaca nemestrina isolate mMacNem1 chromosome 8, mMacNem.hap1, whole genome shotgun sequence encodes these proteins:
- the LOC105482073 gene encoding bridging integrator 3 isoform X2, translated as MSWIPFKIGQPKKQIVPKTVERDFEREYGKLQQLEEQTRKLQKDMKKSADAELAMSKSAVKISLDLLSNPLCEQDQDLLSMVTALDTAMKRMDAFNQEKVNQIQKTVIEPLKKFGSVFPSLNMAVKRREQALQDYRRLQAKVEKYEEKEKTGPVLAKLHQAREELRPVREDFEAKNRQLLEEMPRFYGSRLDYFQPSFESLIRAQVVYYSEMHKIFGDLTQQLDQPGHSDEQRERENEAKLSELRALSIVADD; from the exons GATTCCTTTTAAGATTGGGCAGCCCAAGAAACAGATTGTGCCCAAAACA GTGGAGAGAGACTTTGAAAGGGAGTATGGAAAACTTCAGCA GCTGGAAGAGCAGACCCGGAAGCTGCAGAAAGACATGAAGAAGAGCGCCGACGCTGAGCTGG CCATGTCCAAATCTGCCGTGAAGATATCCTTGGACTTACTCTCCAACCCCCTCTGCGAGCAAGACCAGGACCTTCTGAGCATGGTGACGGCCCTGGACACGGCCATGAAGCGGATGGACGCCTTCAACCAGGAAAAG GTGAACCAGATCCAGAAGACTGTGATCGAGCCCTTAAAAAA GTTCGGCAGCGTCTTCCCGAGCCTCAACATGGCGGTGAAGCGGCGGGAACAGGCCTTGCAGGACTACAGGAGGCTGCAGGCCAAGGTGGAGAAGtatgaggaaaaggagaagacGGGGCCAGTGCTGGCCAAGCTCCACCAG GCGCGAGAGGAGCTGCGGCCTGTGCGGGAGGACTTCGAGGCCAAGAACAGGCAGCTGCTGGAGGAGATGCCGCGCTTCTACGGCAGCCGCCTCGACTACTTCCAGCCCAGCTTTGAGTCCCTCATCCGAGCACAG GTTGTGTACTACTCGGAAATGCACAAGATCTTTGGAGACCTGACCCAGCAGCTTGACCAGCCAGGCCACTCCGATGAGCAGCGGGAGCGGGAGAACGAGGCCAAACTCAGTGAGCTCCGGGCCCTCTCCATTGTGGCCGATGACTGA
- the LOC112426701 gene encoding basic salivary proline-rich protein 2 — MPRHPQSSWRALSPEARPVVSSTGWWEGSSLADRTRNRLRATLLLPRSRALRSGLSSRQRQVSRQGRGEATEGGLRRAVSPPPARPQGRGRCQGDGTCSPKRGSAPSAPHASSPPGPRSPSVSGGTEGRRGRGAARGPLTHLRARAATPGGQRHPEPPQPLLPPPPEAPLRKRDHWSEAATLPDMVPPSSPPTSPFPHAGLPSRGNWGAEVRLPGSNARQEVAPR, encoded by the exons ATGCCACGCCACCCCCAGAGTAGTTGGCGGG CCCTCTCCCCGGAAGCCCGACCCGTTGTTTCCTCGACCGGCTGGTGGGAAGGCAGCTCCCTGGCCGACCGAACGCGAAACCGGCTGCGCGCCACCCTCCTGCTCCCACGCTCCCGGGCCCTCCGCTCCGGCCTCAGCAGCCGCCAGCGCCAGGTCTCCCGGCAGGGCCGCGGCGAGGCCACCGAGGGAGGACTGAGGCGCGCGGTTTCTCCTCCTCCCGCCCGCCCCCAAGGCCGAGGCCGTTGCCAGGGAGACGGGACTTGCAGTCCAAAGAGGGGCTCGGCCCCTTCCGCGCCCCACGCATCTTCGCCGCCCGGCCCTCGCAGTCCCTCGGTCAGCGGAGGGACGGAGGGGCGAAGGGGCAGAGGGGCGGCGAGGGGCCCCCTAACCCACCTGCGGGCCAGGGCAGCGACACCGGGGGGACAAAGACACCCGGAACCACCACAGCCGCTGCTGCCGCCGCCACCGGAAGCGCCTCTCCGGAAGCGCGACCACTGGTCGGAAGCTGCCACTCTCCCGGATATGGTCCCTCCCTCGTCTCCGCCgacctctcccttcccccacgcCGGCCTGCCATCCCGCGGCAACTGGGGAGCGGAAGTGCGCCTTCCCGGATCGAATGCGCGTCAGGAAGTCGCGCCTCGATAG
- the LOC105482073 gene encoding bridging integrator 3 isoform X3, with product MENFSSPPEHLDFAQVGEGRRPQAACPLPCRLEEQTRKLQKDMKKSADAELAMSKSAVKISLDLLSNPLCEQDQDLLSMVTALDTAMKRMDAFNQEKVNQIQKTVIEPLKKFGSVFPSLNMAVKRREQALQDYRRLQAKVEKYEEKEKTGPVLAKLHQAREELRPVREDFEAKNRQLLEEMPRFYGSRLDYFQPSFESLIRAQVVYYSEMHKIFGDLTQQLDQPGHSDEQRERENEAKLSELRALSIVADD from the exons ATGGAAAACTTCAGCA GCCCTCCAGAGCACCTGGACTTCGCTCAGGtaggggaaggaaggagaccCCAAGCAGCCTGTCCCCTGCCTTGCAGGCTGGAAGAGCAGACCCGGAAGCTGCAGAAAGACATGAAGAAGAGCGCCGACGCTGAGCTGG CCATGTCCAAATCTGCCGTGAAGATATCCTTGGACTTACTCTCCAACCCCCTCTGCGAGCAAGACCAGGACCTTCTGAGCATGGTGACGGCCCTGGACACGGCCATGAAGCGGATGGACGCCTTCAACCAGGAAAAG GTGAACCAGATCCAGAAGACTGTGATCGAGCCCTTAAAAAA GTTCGGCAGCGTCTTCCCGAGCCTCAACATGGCGGTGAAGCGGCGGGAACAGGCCTTGCAGGACTACAGGAGGCTGCAGGCCAAGGTGGAGAAGtatgaggaaaaggagaagacGGGGCCAGTGCTGGCCAAGCTCCACCAG GCGCGAGAGGAGCTGCGGCCTGTGCGGGAGGACTTCGAGGCCAAGAACAGGCAGCTGCTGGAGGAGATGCCGCGCTTCTACGGCAGCCGCCTCGACTACTTCCAGCCCAGCTTTGAGTCCCTCATCCGAGCACAG GTTGTGTACTACTCGGAAATGCACAAGATCTTTGGAGACCTGACCCAGCAGCTTGACCAGCCAGGCCACTCCGATGAGCAGCGGGAGCGGGAGAACGAGGCCAAACTCAGTGAGCTCCGGGCCCTCTCCATTGTGGCCGATGACTGA
- the LOC105482073 gene encoding bridging integrator 3 isoform X1, producing the protein MSWWRETLKGSMENFSSPPEHLDFAQVGEGRRPQAACPLPCRLEEQTRKLQKDMKKSADAELAMSKSAVKISLDLLSNPLCEQDQDLLSMVTALDTAMKRMDAFNQEKVNQIQKTVIEPLKKFGSVFPSLNMAVKRREQALQDYRRLQAKVEKYEEKEKTGPVLAKLHQAREELRPVREDFEAKNRQLLEEMPRFYGSRLDYFQPSFESLIRAQVVYYSEMHKIFGDLTQQLDQPGHSDEQRERENEAKLSELRALSIVADD; encoded by the exons GTGGAGAGAGACTTTGAAAGGGAGTATGGAAAACTTCAGCA GCCCTCCAGAGCACCTGGACTTCGCTCAGGtaggggaaggaaggagaccCCAAGCAGCCTGTCCCCTGCCTTGCAGGCTGGAAGAGCAGACCCGGAAGCTGCAGAAAGACATGAAGAAGAGCGCCGACGCTGAGCTGG CCATGTCCAAATCTGCCGTGAAGATATCCTTGGACTTACTCTCCAACCCCCTCTGCGAGCAAGACCAGGACCTTCTGAGCATGGTGACGGCCCTGGACACGGCCATGAAGCGGATGGACGCCTTCAACCAGGAAAAG GTGAACCAGATCCAGAAGACTGTGATCGAGCCCTTAAAAAA GTTCGGCAGCGTCTTCCCGAGCCTCAACATGGCGGTGAAGCGGCGGGAACAGGCCTTGCAGGACTACAGGAGGCTGCAGGCCAAGGTGGAGAAGtatgaggaaaaggagaagacGGGGCCAGTGCTGGCCAAGCTCCACCAG GCGCGAGAGGAGCTGCGGCCTGTGCGGGAGGACTTCGAGGCCAAGAACAGGCAGCTGCTGGAGGAGATGCCGCGCTTCTACGGCAGCCGCCTCGACTACTTCCAGCCCAGCTTTGAGTCCCTCATCCGAGCACAG GTTGTGTACTACTCGGAAATGCACAAGATCTTTGGAGACCTGACCCAGCAGCTTGACCAGCCAGGCCACTCCGATGAGCAGCGGGAGCGGGAGAACGAGGCCAAACTCAGTGAGCTCCGGGCCCTCTCCATTGTGGCCGATGACTGA
- the LOC105482076 gene encoding cell cycle and apoptosis regulator protein 2 isoform X2 — translation MSQFKRQRINPLPGGRNFSGTASTSLLGPPPGLLTPPVATELSQNARHLQGGEKQRVFTGIVTSLHDYFGVVDEEVFFQLSVVKGRLPQLGEKVLVKAAYNPGQAVPWNAVKVQTLSNQPLLKSPAPPLLHVAALGQKQGILGAQPQLIFQPHRIPPLFPQKPLSLFQTSHTLHLSHLNRFPARGPHGRLDQGRSDDYDSKKRKQRAAGEPWGAKKPRHDLPPYRVHLTPYTVDSPVCDFLELQRRYRSLLVPSDFLSVHLSWLSAFPLSQPFSLHHPSRIQVSSEKEAAPDAGAEPIPADSDSAYSSKVLLLSSPGLEELYRCCMLFVDDMAEPRETPEHPLKQIKFLLGRKEEEAVLVGGEWSPSLDGLDPQADPQVLVRTAIRCAQAQTGIDLSGCTKWWRFAEFQYLQPGPPRRLQTVVVYLPDVWTIMPTLEEWEALCQQKAAEAAPSTQEEMEPTEQAPDALEQAADTSRRNAEPSEASTQQETDTDLPEAPPPPLEPAVIARPGCVNLSLHGIVEDRRPKERISFEVMVLAELFLEMLQRDFGYRVYKMLLSLPEKVVSPPEPEKEEAAKEEATKEEEAIKEEVVKEPKDEAQNEGPAAESEPPLKEDGLLPKPPSSGGEEEEKPRGEASEDLCEMALDPELLLLRDDGEEEFAGAKLEDSEVRSVASNQSEMEFSSLQDMPKELDPSAVLPLDCLLAFVFFDANWCGYLHRRDLERILLTLGIRLSAEQAKQLVSRVVTQNICQYRSLQYSRQEGLDGGLPEEVLFGNLDLLPPSGKSTKPGAAPTEHKALVSHNGSLINVGSLLQRAEQQDSGRLYLENKIHTLELKLEESHNRFSATEVTNKTLAAEMQELRARLAEAEETARMAERQKSQLQRLLQELRRRLTPLQLEIQRVVEKADSWVEKEEPAPSN, via the exons ATGTCCCAGTTTAAGCGCCAGCGGATCAACCCACTTCCAGGGGGACGCAACTTCTCAG GCACAGCTTCAACATCTCTTCTGGGCCCTCCTCCTGGTTTGCTCACTCCTCCTGTGGCCACAGAACTGTCCCAGAATGCCAGGCACCTTCAG GGTGGGGAGAAACAGCGGGTCTTCACTGGTATTGTTACCAGCTTGCATGACTACTTTGGGGTTGTGGATGAAGAGGTCTTTTTTCAGCTAAG TGTGGTGAAGGGCCGGCTGCCCCAGCTGGGTGAGAAGGTGCTGGTGAAGGCTGCATACAACCCAGGCCAGGCAGTGCCCTGGAATGCTGTCAAGGTGCAAACGCTCTCCAACCAG CCCCTACTGAAGTCCCCAGCACCTCCCCTTCTGCATGTAGCAGCCCTGGGCCAGAAGCAAGGGATCCTGGGAGCTCAGCCTCAGTTGATCTTCCAGCCTCACCGGATTCCCCCACTCTTTCCTCAGAAGC CTCTGAGTCTCTTCCAGACATCCCACACACTTCACCTGAGCCACCTGAACAGATTTCCTGCCCGGGGCCCTCATGGACGGTTGGATCAGGGCCGAAG CGATGACTATGACTCCAAGAAACGCAAACAGCGGGCTGCTGGAGAGCCCTGGGGTGCTAAGAAGCCAAGGCATGACCTGCCTCCTTACCGGGTCCACCTCACTCCCTACACTGTGGACAG CCCCGTCTGTGACTTCCTAGAACTCCAGCGTCGTTACCGCAGCCTCCTGGTCCCCTCAGATTTTCTGTCCGTGCATCTGAGTTGGCTGTCAGCCTTCCCTCTGAGCCAACCCTTTTCTCTCCATCACCCGAGCCGGATCCAGGTCTCTTCTGAAAAGGAGGCAGCTCCAGATGCTGGTGCTGAGCCCATCCCTGCAGACAGTGACTCCGCTTATAGTTCCAAG GTACTACTGCTCTCTTCCCCGGGGTTGGAGGAATTGTATCGTTGTTGCATGCTCTTTGTGGATGACATGGCTGAGCCAAGGGAGACGCCAGAGCATCCTCTGAAGCAGATTAAG TTTTTGCTGGGcagaaaagaagaagaggcaGTGCTGGTTGGGGGTGAATGGTCTCCTTCCCTGGATGGCCTCGACCCCCAGGCTGACCCACAGGTGCTGGTGCGCACCGCCATCCGCTGTGCGCAGGCCCAGACCGGCATTGACTTGAGTGGCTGCACCAAGTG GTGGCGCTTTGCCGAGTTTCAGTACCTGCAGCCGGGACCCCCCCGGCGGCTCCAGACAGTGGTGGTATACCTGCCGGACGTCTGGACCATCATGCCTACTTTGGAGGAGTGGGAGGCCCTGTGCCAGCAGAAAGCTGCAGAGGCAGCTCCTTCGACCCAGGAG GAAATGGAGCCTACTGAACAGGCACCGGACGCCTTGGAGCAAGCAGCAGACACTTCTAGACGGAACGCAGAACCTTCAGAGGCCAGCACACAGCAGGAAACGGACACTGATCTCCCAGAGGCCCCTCCACCCCCACTAGAACCTGCTGTCATCGCACGCCCTGGCTGTGTGAACCTGTCCCTCCATGGGATTGTGGAGGATCGGAGGCCAAAAGAAAGGATCTCTTTTGAG GTGATGGTGCTGGCTGAGCTGTTTCTGGAGATGCTCCAGAGGGATTTTGGCTATAGGGTTTATAAGATGCTGCTGAGCCTTCCTGAAAAGGTCGTGTCCCCACCTGAACCTGAGAAGGAGGAGGCGGCCAAGGAGGAAGCCACCAAGGAGGAAGAAGCCATCAAAGAGGAGGTGGTCAAGGAGCCCAAGGATGAGGCACAGAATGAGGGCCCGGCTGCCGAGTCAGAGCCCCCACTG AAGGAGGATGGGCTTTTGCCCAAACCACCCTCTTCtgggggagaggaagaagaaaaacccCGGGGCGAGGCTTCCGAGGACCTGTGTGAGATGGCCCTGGACCCAGAACTGTTGCTTCTGAGGGATGATGGAGAGGAGGAGTTTG CAGGAGCAAAGCTGGAGGATTCGGAGGTCCGGTCCGTTGCCTCAAACCAGTCAGAGATGGAGTTCTCTTCACTTCAGGACATG cCCAAGGAGCTGGATCCCTCTGCTGTGCTCCCCTTGGACTGTCTGCTtgcttttgtgttctttgatGCCAACTGGTGTGGCTACTTGCACCGGCGAGACTTGGAGAGGATCCTCCTTACCCTTGGGATCCGGCTCAGTGCAGAGCAG GCCAAGCAGCTGGTCAGCAGGGTGGTGACCCAGAACATCTGCCAGTACCGGAGCCTTCAGTACAGCCGCCAGGAGGGCCTGGACGGTGGCCTTCCCGAGGAGGTGCTCTTTG GAAACCTGGACCTGCTGCCCCCTTCTGGGAAGAGCACGAAGCCAGGTGCCGCCCCTACGGAACACAAAGCCTTGGTGTCCCACAATGGCAGCCTGATCAACGTGGGGAGCCTGCTGCAGCGTGCGGAGCAGCAGGACAGCGGCCGGCTCTACCTAGAGAACAAGATCCACACACTGGAGCTGAAGCTGG AGGAGAGCCATAACCGTTTCTCAGCCACTGAAGTAACGAATAAGACGCTGGCGGCAGAGATGCAGGAGCTGCGAGCCCGGCTGGCAGAGGCTGAGGAGACCGCTCGGATGGCAGAGCGACAGAAGAGCCAGCTCCAGCGGCTGCTGCAGGAGCTCCGCAGGCGCCTGACCCCCCTGCAGCTGGAGATCCAGCGGGTGGTGGAAAAG GCTGACAGCTGGGTGGAGAAAGAGGAGCCGGCACCTAGCAACTGA
- the LOC105482073 gene encoding bridging integrator 3 isoform X4: MKKSADAELAMSKSAVKISLDLLSNPLCEQDQDLLSMVTALDTAMKRMDAFNQEKVNQIQKTVIEPLKKFGSVFPSLNMAVKRREQALQDYRRLQAKVEKYEEKEKTGPVLAKLHQAREELRPVREDFEAKNRQLLEEMPRFYGSRLDYFQPSFESLIRAQVVYYSEMHKIFGDLTQQLDQPGHSDEQRERENEAKLSELRALSIVADD, from the exons ATGAAGAAGAGCGCCGACGCTGAGCTGG CCATGTCCAAATCTGCCGTGAAGATATCCTTGGACTTACTCTCCAACCCCCTCTGCGAGCAAGACCAGGACCTTCTGAGCATGGTGACGGCCCTGGACACGGCCATGAAGCGGATGGACGCCTTCAACCAGGAAAAG GTGAACCAGATCCAGAAGACTGTGATCGAGCCCTTAAAAAA GTTCGGCAGCGTCTTCCCGAGCCTCAACATGGCGGTGAAGCGGCGGGAACAGGCCTTGCAGGACTACAGGAGGCTGCAGGCCAAGGTGGAGAAGtatgaggaaaaggagaagacGGGGCCAGTGCTGGCCAAGCTCCACCAG GCGCGAGAGGAGCTGCGGCCTGTGCGGGAGGACTTCGAGGCCAAGAACAGGCAGCTGCTGGAGGAGATGCCGCGCTTCTACGGCAGCCGCCTCGACTACTTCCAGCCCAGCTTTGAGTCCCTCATCCGAGCACAG GTTGTGTACTACTCGGAAATGCACAAGATCTTTGGAGACCTGACCCAGCAGCTTGACCAGCCAGGCCACTCCGATGAGCAGCGGGAGCGGGAGAACGAGGCCAAACTCAGTGAGCTCCGGGCCCTCTCCATTGTGGCCGATGACTGA
- the LOC105482076 gene encoding cell cycle and apoptosis regulator protein 2 isoform X1, with amino-acid sequence MSQFKRQRINPLPGGRNFSGTASTSLLGPPPGLLTPPVATELSQNARHLQGGEKQRVFTGIVTSLHDYFGVVDEEVFFQLSVVKGRLPQLGEKVLVKAAYNPGQAVPWNAVKVQTLSNQPLLKSPAPPLLHVAALGQKQGILGAQPQLIFQPHRIPPLFPQKPLSLFQTSHTLHLSHLNRFPARGPHGRLDQGRSDDYDSKKRKQRAAGEPWGAKKPRHDLPPYRVHLTPYTVDSPVCDFLELQRRYRSLLVPSDFLSVHLSWLSAFPLSQPFSLHHPSRIQVSSEKEAAPDAGAEPIPADSDSAYSSKVLLLSSPGLEELYRCCMLFVDDMAEPRETPEHPLKQIKFLLGRKEEEAVLVGGEWSPSLDGLDPQADPQVLVRTAIRCAQAQTGIDLSGCTKWWRFAEFQYLQPGPPRRLQTVVVYLPDVWTIMPTLEEWEALCQQKAAEAAPSTQEVSGEMEPTEQAPDALEQAADTSRRNAEPSEASTQQETDTDLPEAPPPPLEPAVIARPGCVNLSLHGIVEDRRPKERISFEVMVLAELFLEMLQRDFGYRVYKMLLSLPEKVVSPPEPEKEEAAKEEATKEEEAIKEEVVKEPKDEAQNEGPAAESEPPLKEDGLLPKPPSSGGEEEEKPRGEASEDLCEMALDPELLLLRDDGEEEFAGAKLEDSEVRSVASNQSEMEFSSLQDMPKELDPSAVLPLDCLLAFVFFDANWCGYLHRRDLERILLTLGIRLSAEQAKQLVSRVVTQNICQYRSLQYSRQEGLDGGLPEEVLFGNLDLLPPSGKSTKPGAAPTEHKALVSHNGSLINVGSLLQRAEQQDSGRLYLENKIHTLELKLEESHNRFSATEVTNKTLAAEMQELRARLAEAEETARMAERQKSQLQRLLQELRRRLTPLQLEIQRVVEKADSWVEKEEPAPSN; translated from the exons ATGTCCCAGTTTAAGCGCCAGCGGATCAACCCACTTCCAGGGGGACGCAACTTCTCAG GCACAGCTTCAACATCTCTTCTGGGCCCTCCTCCTGGTTTGCTCACTCCTCCTGTGGCCACAGAACTGTCCCAGAATGCCAGGCACCTTCAG GGTGGGGAGAAACAGCGGGTCTTCACTGGTATTGTTACCAGCTTGCATGACTACTTTGGGGTTGTGGATGAAGAGGTCTTTTTTCAGCTAAG TGTGGTGAAGGGCCGGCTGCCCCAGCTGGGTGAGAAGGTGCTGGTGAAGGCTGCATACAACCCAGGCCAGGCAGTGCCCTGGAATGCTGTCAAGGTGCAAACGCTCTCCAACCAG CCCCTACTGAAGTCCCCAGCACCTCCCCTTCTGCATGTAGCAGCCCTGGGCCAGAAGCAAGGGATCCTGGGAGCTCAGCCTCAGTTGATCTTCCAGCCTCACCGGATTCCCCCACTCTTTCCTCAGAAGC CTCTGAGTCTCTTCCAGACATCCCACACACTTCACCTGAGCCACCTGAACAGATTTCCTGCCCGGGGCCCTCATGGACGGTTGGATCAGGGCCGAAG CGATGACTATGACTCCAAGAAACGCAAACAGCGGGCTGCTGGAGAGCCCTGGGGTGCTAAGAAGCCAAGGCATGACCTGCCTCCTTACCGGGTCCACCTCACTCCCTACACTGTGGACAG CCCCGTCTGTGACTTCCTAGAACTCCAGCGTCGTTACCGCAGCCTCCTGGTCCCCTCAGATTTTCTGTCCGTGCATCTGAGTTGGCTGTCAGCCTTCCCTCTGAGCCAACCCTTTTCTCTCCATCACCCGAGCCGGATCCAGGTCTCTTCTGAAAAGGAGGCAGCTCCAGATGCTGGTGCTGAGCCCATCCCTGCAGACAGTGACTCCGCTTATAGTTCCAAG GTACTACTGCTCTCTTCCCCGGGGTTGGAGGAATTGTATCGTTGTTGCATGCTCTTTGTGGATGACATGGCTGAGCCAAGGGAGACGCCAGAGCATCCTCTGAAGCAGATTAAG TTTTTGCTGGGcagaaaagaagaagaggcaGTGCTGGTTGGGGGTGAATGGTCTCCTTCCCTGGATGGCCTCGACCCCCAGGCTGACCCACAGGTGCTGGTGCGCACCGCCATCCGCTGTGCGCAGGCCCAGACCGGCATTGACTTGAGTGGCTGCACCAAGTG GTGGCGCTTTGCCGAGTTTCAGTACCTGCAGCCGGGACCCCCCCGGCGGCTCCAGACAGTGGTGGTATACCTGCCGGACGTCTGGACCATCATGCCTACTTTGGAGGAGTGGGAGGCCCTGTGCCAGCAGAAAGCTGCAGAGGCAGCTCCTTCGACCCAGGAGGTATCAGGG GAAATGGAGCCTACTGAACAGGCACCGGACGCCTTGGAGCAAGCAGCAGACACTTCTAGACGGAACGCAGAACCTTCAGAGGCCAGCACACAGCAGGAAACGGACACTGATCTCCCAGAGGCCCCTCCACCCCCACTAGAACCTGCTGTCATCGCACGCCCTGGCTGTGTGAACCTGTCCCTCCATGGGATTGTGGAGGATCGGAGGCCAAAAGAAAGGATCTCTTTTGAG GTGATGGTGCTGGCTGAGCTGTTTCTGGAGATGCTCCAGAGGGATTTTGGCTATAGGGTTTATAAGATGCTGCTGAGCCTTCCTGAAAAGGTCGTGTCCCCACCTGAACCTGAGAAGGAGGAGGCGGCCAAGGAGGAAGCCACCAAGGAGGAAGAAGCCATCAAAGAGGAGGTGGTCAAGGAGCCCAAGGATGAGGCACAGAATGAGGGCCCGGCTGCCGAGTCAGAGCCCCCACTG AAGGAGGATGGGCTTTTGCCCAAACCACCCTCTTCtgggggagaggaagaagaaaaacccCGGGGCGAGGCTTCCGAGGACCTGTGTGAGATGGCCCTGGACCCAGAACTGTTGCTTCTGAGGGATGATGGAGAGGAGGAGTTTG CAGGAGCAAAGCTGGAGGATTCGGAGGTCCGGTCCGTTGCCTCAAACCAGTCAGAGATGGAGTTCTCTTCACTTCAGGACATG cCCAAGGAGCTGGATCCCTCTGCTGTGCTCCCCTTGGACTGTCTGCTtgcttttgtgttctttgatGCCAACTGGTGTGGCTACTTGCACCGGCGAGACTTGGAGAGGATCCTCCTTACCCTTGGGATCCGGCTCAGTGCAGAGCAG GCCAAGCAGCTGGTCAGCAGGGTGGTGACCCAGAACATCTGCCAGTACCGGAGCCTTCAGTACAGCCGCCAGGAGGGCCTGGACGGTGGCCTTCCCGAGGAGGTGCTCTTTG GAAACCTGGACCTGCTGCCCCCTTCTGGGAAGAGCACGAAGCCAGGTGCCGCCCCTACGGAACACAAAGCCTTGGTGTCCCACAATGGCAGCCTGATCAACGTGGGGAGCCTGCTGCAGCGTGCGGAGCAGCAGGACAGCGGCCGGCTCTACCTAGAGAACAAGATCCACACACTGGAGCTGAAGCTGG AGGAGAGCCATAACCGTTTCTCAGCCACTGAAGTAACGAATAAGACGCTGGCGGCAGAGATGCAGGAGCTGCGAGCCCGGCTGGCAGAGGCTGAGGAGACCGCTCGGATGGCAGAGCGACAGAAGAGCCAGCTCCAGCGGCTGCTGCAGGAGCTCCGCAGGCGCCTGACCCCCCTGCAGCTGGAGATCCAGCGGGTGGTGGAAAAG GCTGACAGCTGGGTGGAGAAAGAGGAGCCGGCACCTAGCAACTGA